DNA from Rosa rugosa chromosome 6, drRosRugo1.1, whole genome shotgun sequence:
CCAGTATCAGGAATAGCAGTTGGACGAGGTAAATTCCTGATCTGATCCAAATTTGTCAAATCAGGGGAAAGACCACCATGCATACATAATATTTTGTCATCTATAAGAGCTGCCACAGGAAGGCAGTTAAAGCTGTCGGTAAAGGATTTCCAAAGTCTGACATTAAACCGGCGCTTGCACTCATCATAAAAACCATATATACGATTAATAGAAGCACATTCGTGATTCCCTCTAAGAAGAAAAAAGTTCTCTGGAAATTTGATTTTATACGCGAGCAAGAGGCATATTGTTTCTAAACTCTGCTTGCCACGATCCACATAGTCACCTAAAAACAGATAATTTGCACTCGGAGGAAAGCCCCCATATTCAAAGAGCCTTAATAGGTCGCTATATTGCCCATGAATGTCACctgaaataaagaagaaaattccTGTCAGAAACACAGTCCAGAAATATAAGATGACTACAACAATGAATTTAACAGAACAGTCGCAATAATAACTTCCATAACAGCGGCAAAGGCTTTTGTGTCTATCAGCATCTGGTAATCCTTTTTCCAAATATCAATGATTCTCAGAGCCTCAGATGATTTGCTCCCTCAAAACTAAGGAACCCAAATGACAAGACCTTATGGTTTAAACTGCATGCCCCTAATCATCCGCCCTCCACCTTCTCCCCACAAAATAAAACGAGAAAAACATATGTACTTTCCCATATTCACCTTCCAAGTTCCACTATTTCATTCTCAATggtgtttgattaaaaaaaaaaaaaattaatcttgATTTCCCTCCGGTAGCAGTAGAAAGTAAAAAACCACCATTATTTTCAAGCAACGCAACATATAACCATGCACATCAGGGATTTTAATGAAGATGACAACAGTCATAAATAGGGAACAAACATGGTGGCCgacattttaaaattttaagctGGTTACTTCTGTGTGCACTCGTGTAGCGATTAAACAGATACAGAGAGTATGACAAGAACATCCTTTTGTTTGCAAGAAATGTGAGCAAATTAGCAATTCCAACACAACAATGATTGCACAGCACCATCAACTATCCACAATCATTCAAAGCTACATAAATTACCACACAACTAAAGGAGAAATCTTTACCAAAAAATTTCTATAACCAAAGAACAAATTAAACAACCAAATCATTTAGTAATGCAGCTTGCCACAAATCATCGCTTCTCTAAGCCACTCAAAACACCAAGTTTTTCTGTTCTTGATACAAACTCAAaacttcaaaacttcaaaacACATACATAACAGTCCCCATTTAACTATAATATCAACCACAAAGAGCTCCATCAGCAATTCCATGAGAACCCAaccaaaaaaacacacacaaaatCACCATCAAAGCCATAGAAGACTAAAAAATCAACCCAATTCTTCACCAATCAAAAACCAAGGAAAAAATTCCAATACTTTCACAACTCCATCAATGTATCCGAGTCTGTAATAACTCCGACGTACCGCAAATTTTGATTGGGGCTTCAAGCTCGAGCAAATTAGGCTGCTGGAGAAAGATTTCCCTGGAAGCAACACAGAGCTGTTTGATCTCGGACTCGGAGAGCTGGACCTGCTTCCCCGGCCTGGCCAATCGGACCTCCGTGAGCCGTCGGATTATGTCATCGAGCACGGCAGGGTCCATCGCTCCCTGCCCCTGCGTCGCCATTCGATTCGATTCTCAGATCCCTCGCCGGACGGCACCGATTGaaagaagaaaccctagaaaaccaGAAGagggaggagaaaaagaagaagaaattgaatttggggttttctttcttttcttgttttttttttggttctacTACCTCAGCTGTTTTGTGGAGGCTCGCTTTTTGGGCTTCGGCCTTTTTGGTGTTTGGTGGGTCTattactctatttttttttattgttttacatttattaggtttttttttttcttgggatattaaaaaataaaaaaagagggggaattcaaaaaaggaaagggcaatttttttttttttttttttttttggagggaGGAAAGCGTCAAAGCATTGAAGAGGGCGACGGCTGCAACTCCTATGTGACGGAGGTGCCTATAAATATGTTGGATGAGTTGGTGAAACGGCGTCGTTTGGTGGTTTTAAGGTTATCCGATTAGGTTAAGAGAGAAGAGGGCCACGGTGCACCATTGGTTTGTTTATGATGGCTGAGGTGATGTGGTTAGGTTCGGGTCACAATGTCACATGGTCGGGAGAGATGGTTAGGCTCATGTCACATGATCGGTAGAGAGATAGCGCTATTGTGATCGAGATATAATTAAGTTAGGTCAAAATAGAGCTACACTACAGTCTATATGGAaataaattttttgaatttgaatataGATCCTGAATGTTACTAAAAAAATTTTGGGAGGTCTATATATCAAATTTGGAATTCTAGTAGAACCTCATTTACTCATGTGGTGTCGTTGTTGTTCATTCTTTGCTATCTCGATCCTTGATTACTATGAAATGTtgtaaaaaaattcaagttGTATTCAAATGGTAGATGGCTAGTCtcatttttgaaattctttataAACATTCAAACAATGAAATATACGAAGTTGTGAATTGATTCATTTAAGGATTTCTATGAAATGCTCTTGTGACTGGTGAAAAATTGAACACAGATCTCTTGACTTTTGCCTTGAGAATCTGGAAGGAGCACATTAAGGTCTCATCTACATGCATCATAGCTCCAGGATTGTCATGTTCACCGCGGAAGTTGGGGGCTGATGAAATTGTAACAAGTTGCCTGTTGGCGAAGAATTCATAGCCGCGATCACACTCCACAACCTAAGGGATCCAAAAAACTTTGTTTCAGTGTACAAAATGAGTAGTTCTAGCAGATTGAAAGGGTTAAAAGGAAGGTGTGTAACCTGTTGTGCACAACAAAGAAGGTCCAAATCATGCTTCATTAAGAATTCTGTCACCTTATCAGAGCCAAAGGTTAAGTAAGAGAATGGGACTTCAATGTGTTCTGAGTGTTTGTTCGTTCCCCATCCCTTAACATCACTACAAGGACTTGACCAGAGCAAATCACAAAGCAAGCCGTTACCAGGGACATTACTAGGACGAAGCAAGTTTCTGATCTGATCCAAGTTCTCCAAATCGGGCGAAAGACCACCATGCACACATAATATTCTGTCATCTACAAGAGCTGCCGCAGGAAGACAGTTAAAAGAGTCATTGAAGCATTTCCATATTCTCACATTGAACCGCCGTTTGCATTCATCATAAAATCCATGTTTTAGGTTGATAGAAGCACATTCATGATTCCCTCTAAGGAGAAAGAAGTTCTCCGGATGTTTGATTTTATAAGCAAGCAAGAGGCACATTGTTTCTATACTTTGCTTCCCATAATCCACATAACCACCTAGGAATAGATAATTTGCACTAGGAGGAAAACCACCATGTTCAAAGAGCCTCAACAGGTCAGAGTATTGCCCATTGATGTTGCCTGAAATTGGAATTAAGAATGTTAAGAAAATCTTCTCAAGTAAATTCACTCTTAGAAATTCTTAGCATGAAGAAGTCAATTCAGATTGTTGACTAGGAGAACACTACTATGTGTGTTATGGCAGCATACCACAAATACTGACAGGGCCTTTAAGCTCCAGCAAATTGGGCTGTTGAAGGAAGATGTCTTTGGAAGCTACACAAAGCTGCTGGATCTCAGACTGCGAGAGATGGACCTGCTTCCCCGGCCTTGCTGATTGGACCTCTGTGAGACGTCTGATTACATCATCCAGTATGCCAGGGGACATTCCTCCAACCCATTCCGAAGCAGATGCAGTGCATTCTGAATTCTTCTTTAACATCTCATAGTTATCCTAGTATGCATAGGAGATATATTCTTTCAGGAGATGTGTCTCTGATCACTTGGTTACTGCAATTCACAGCTACAATGCGCATAAAACGATAACTACTATATGACTTTGACTTGTGTACCTTGACAGCAGAGCTCAACATTGGCATGCAAGGAATGCTACCATGAGACCATCACAGTATGGGTTTGAGGCCAAGCTCATGTTCTTCTGTACATTCTTATTGTCTGTGTTTACAGCGAAAGTGACACGCTTCACGCTTGTGTGAATCACACCACTCATGTTCATGTTAACAACTGAAACTAACCCATCGAAACTCAGGATGAGGTCAAGTGATTAGTACCTGATCTAGCTAGTGGGCAATGCAGTACTGTAATGAAGGCTATAAAGCTCAAGACTGTCTACTTCAAAACTATGGATATGGAATAAGAAATAAAGACTGAATTCACCCATTTCAATTAGTCATACAAATGTGAAGCCAAAGAAAACAACCAATTACCGCTTCTGATGACTACTAGAATACTATTGCAGCTCCAGTCCAGTCCTTCAAGTATGCCCCGGTCAGTGATTCAGCAGTAAATCAATTACGACTACGAATGCATCAATTAAGGAACTTTAACTCAAAGATGAGATGATATGAACTAAAAAAAATTTCGATTGTTCATTAAGAAATTACAAGTGACAAAGGAGCAAGAAATAGAGACGCAGAGAGCCTAGGACATCAAGGCGCCTATTCTGTGGCCActaattattttgttttcattgtCCTTATTAAGGACAAAGATGATACCAAAGTATAATTCcgacaaaaatatatattgatGAGCTATAAAAGATTAGACTATATATACTGTTCTGAACTTTAAATTGTGAGaccaaaatgaaaattttgtcCAAACTACAGAAACTAAACATGAGCTAGCTGTTGAAGAATATTGTCCACTTCACTTTCATATGTTTCCTCATTTTCTTTGTCCATTTCATGAACTCTTTAGTGATTTGTGCGGCCAAATGTGGCCAACAATGTTACTAAAATATCCTCTTGACAGGAATTACTTGAGTCAGAGGTATTGCATGCCCTTTACttagaacaattcttaggttcaaccctagggtgaatgagcatattcacccccgttgtcgattaacatatttttacttaataaatttataatccaacggtctatatcttaaattatcctttaaagatcatctctgtaaaaaatcaatcgaatcgaaaatcgtttaattatctaattgaataaaaaaaatggatggttctaacaacacttactactactatatatgatgaaccgtccatgtatttcatagaaatgaataactaaaaggtctttaatttgattgatttttcacagagctaatctttatattacgttatacaacatgaacggttgaattagaaaattataaagttattatgcgttaatcgcaagagagggtGAATTTGCTCATTCACTCTAGGgttgaacctaagaattgttcctttacttattacagtacaacatcttcttcttgttcacaactTCTCCTAAGCACACAATACATTTTATAGTCTAAATCTGAGACTCTGTACAAAAAGGGGTTGGCATATAATAATCTGTACATAAAAGGAGGGTAGGCGCACCTACACGTGCACAATAGCAGGACAGATGAAATGACAGTGGAGATACTTGTCTCGCAAGGTAAACAAATAAGACCCTCTAATTTTGATTTATTTGACCTCCTCTCAACAATAATCTGGGCTCATCATGTTTTAATTTTCCGGATTAATGCCCCTTGACAACACATTAGATCGTTGGCTGAGTTGACAATTTATATTAAAACAAATTGTTCACTAACTTTGAAGTGTTCTGGGGCACATTTAGAAGCAACCTCTGGTTTATAGCTGGTGTTCGATCATCATCcactgaaaatgaaaaatgatcTTCAAGAAGGATTTtcaggaaagaaagaaaaatcttttgttttctccttctcctccagcTTTCCTTTTCCTTCGCTTGAGCTTTTTTGAACAACCCTTTGGATAAATGATCTCAGTATGAGCACAACTACATCTCTAGACCAATAAATTGATGTGTCCATTAATTTGAATAGATGATCACCAACTTCACCGCAGCTACTATCAAAATCAGTTATCATGAATTCTACAGGACTTCCATAAGGAATCGAAACAACTGTGTGCAGCGAATACTTTTGGTCAGGGAGTATAACACTAACTCCACCAAAGACAAGGTCTTCAACTCGGTAAGATCTCCTCTTAATGACCAACATAGCAGATTGCCATTTATTTAGACATCGAGTGAAATGAAACACTCGAAGTGATTTCTCACCCTCGAAAAGTATTTTGTGTATCTGGTATTGCATTTTAGGGCCAAAACTGATCTTGTTGTGCTTATTGGCAAAGACTTTTTCAAGCTCTCCCTTTCTGTTCCTTTGATCATCTAGAGGCTCAACTTCAATAGCAAGGTATGCATCAACATCGTCAGCAGTAATGAgatattttggttttgtttctccATTAATGTAATGAAATGATCCATCCGGATGATGGCGCACCCACTGAAAGTTGCAACTGGTTGCTCCCTTAGTTAGGTATCCACATGCTTGAAGTTCAGATCCCGGAAGAGCTTCACCTGGAATTTGGAGGCAGTCTATACCTGGCAAtggatcatcatcatcttcattgtCCTTTGAAAATGAAGTGTTGTCTGCAAGAACTGGTGTTTGATAATGAGAATGCCGAAAGCTGGGATAATTGTAACAGAGGTCTGCTCTCCGACGAGGACGAGGAGGTTTTGTGGCTCTTGCAACGGCGTTGGCCCTCATCTTTGCCACTGGTATTGTCCTTAATTTGCCGAGAACATCAATCACTGAAACCAATGCATGCAATCAGAAGAGCATTTCTCAAGATTGAAGAGGAATGCTAGCTAATTATTGCTAGCTAGTAGAAAAATGGTTAGCTCCTAATCCGTCAATAAGAAACTATTACAGTTTGATTAACAAGTTTACCATTTAACGAACTAGGGAAGCCAGATATTCCAAAAGGCTAGATGGACAGATTAAAAGAGCTCAGAGCTATTTATTTACAGGAGAAGCGCGTTTAGTCAACTCTCTAGAGCAGTCTACAGACATGGACAAGTTCACAAACCGTGCTTCACAACATTACAGACGGCAGAAGCAAATTAAAAATTGGTGTTATTTCTTTATTGGTTATTGACAGGGTCATCGAAAGTCTATGGTCCTATGGAGATTAAAAACTTGTGTGACATTCTTTCGATTTTCTTATTTTCCACATGCAGATTAAGAAGAAATGTTAGGATATATGGAAGATATATCTAAAGCTAGAATATTTGAGATGCATGCTTAAGACCGCCACAGCAAATCTCAGGTTGCTAACGAAAGTTCCTAGCTTGGCTTCCAAGACAACATATAGGTACGAGTCACCCTATAGACTACAGACTATATACCCTAATGATCAAATCTAGTCCTCATAGTGAATAGTATAATTATCAATTTGTAGCTTGCTGTTCTCTTGGTAATTAATGGTATCAACTAGCAACTATCTAGTCAAAATGGTAAAAATTGACATGGAGGTCATAAATTTTCTTTATAATCACAAAATGAAAAGGTATGAAGGTCTCTGTTTGTTGTACTTATTCTCTGCCTCATATATTTTGAGACAATTCATCAAGTATTATGTCCCCATCCtaaaaaagaaatggaagtCACAGTGGCAGATCACTTGCCAGCATGCTCTCTTCGCTCCAATTGCTCATGCATCGGGCTCCTTGAGGCTATTTCATCATCCAAGACCTTGCCTATATCTTAAAATTTAGAACAAAACATTAAAAGACCCTTGAAGTGTTCAAAAGTTTCATGTGTAAGAGATGTATTAGTGAGGAACACTGACGAAGAAATTATTGCCCCCTCCTTAAAGCATGCATCAATGTCTTATGCATGGCTGCCGCAAACAGATTGCCTGGAATGAGAAGCAGTTATTGCATTGCCTTTCTGATTGATACTTCCTCCTGTGATTTCTTCAGGAAGGTTCATCTTCACAAATTCCCAAGCCCTCCATGTCACTGGATTCCTGAAGCTGCTCCAATGCTTTTACCACATCATTCATGTTTGGCCTTCCCTTGGGATCTATTGATAAGCATTGAGCTACAAGCTTAGCTGATCTAATAGCTCCACCTTTGGAGTACTGGCCTTCAATACGATCATCAATGATTTTGAGAAATTTTCTTCTTCTGGTAAGGTAAGGCTTCGTATTGCACTAACTTGCGTTCTTTCATTGGCTTCGTATTGTCAAGAGGTTGTCTACCGGATATCATTTCGAGCAGAACAATCCCAAAACTGTAGACATCACTTTTGGGACTCAAGTGAACAAAGTCATCTTCAAAGGAAAAGAATGAACCAAGGGTTAGATGAGAGCAGGCATGAATATATGTTTGATCATGTCATGGAAACTGCAATGGTAAACATAATGTAAATGGAGGCAGAGATCTTTGATTAAGAATGGCTGGAATTTGATGGCAAATAGAAATGGAGCTGATACAGAAAAGTTACTTAGGAATAtacaggtatatatatatatacactaaaCCAGCGGGAATGTATAAGTCCAGAGTGCTGCAGTTAGGAGTTAGATGTCAGTAGCAGGTATCCTTGAGTTCTTGTGTGTAGTTATGCCTCACACAGAGAGAGTAAAAGTGAGCTTGTGGTGAGAAAAAGATACCCATTTCATCATCATCGCTGCTTTCAAATCTATACTCATATTCTCGTCTGTGTGTGTCCGTAAGATACTCAGGAGCTGCGTACGATGAATCCAGAGAGCATTCAGTGTCATGGCCTCTAGGCCTTCTATAACCTTCAAGCTCATCATCCTCTACCAAGCCATAACCATAGATTTTGGCTTCATAGTTCTGTTATTTTGCAATGCAGATATTTTATGTCAGCAAATCTAAAACTCTCTACTAGGAGCTGTAAAGTATGAAAGCTAAACGTTTCACATACTGAATCAAGAAGAATAAGTCCCCGTATATCATTTTTGTCTTGTCACCGTGAAGAAATATATGCTAGACCCTTAGCAGCACTAAGCGCAATCTTCATGCGAAGGTTCCATGAAAGCGGTTGTGATTGAGGATCCCCTATTCCAACAACAATGCAGTCCCTAAAGTTAATATATTTCATACAGAAAATAAAAGCTCCTTATTATGGCAAAGTAAAGAGTGAAGGAAGTTTATAACTCACTTGAATGTAGATGTACTCCCAAGCTGCCTCGAGGCATAAATTCGTACACCAGGAGCCCTTTGTTATCCTCTAGAGAGTAGCCAATCATTTTTACAAGATTTGGATGAATAAGCTGTCCAAGGCGGTTAAATTCTGTCTATATACATCAAGCGGCTCAACAAAGTCAATTAATCATTGTCTGAAATTAATCACACACACAACATCAAAGGTAGCAACTATCAAGGGGAAATTAGATTCATTATGATTGTATTGAACTTTTGATGACTATATTTAGGCCTTTCCAACTTCATATGATCACCTATTTCTTGAAGAGcactttgaacaaatgaaaatCAGTCATATTTGTTCTATACTTCACTAAAATTAACACATACTAGGTTCAATACAAATAGCTGGTCAACAACATATGGAGAACTGCATTTTGAGCATGAAAGAAAGAAGTGATACCACCAACAAGTCCTGGTGATCCTGCAGCCGGAACCTCTCTTTTCTGCTAGGCATCTTTATGGCAATGTCTATGCCGGTACCAGGCTTGGTGGCCTTGAGTGAATGCTCATCAATACATCCCTTGTAGACTGTATTAGAATCACCAAAACCCACAATATTTTTAAAACGGAAGTTCCTGGTGGCTTTTTTCAGTTCATTATAGCAGAAGATCTTCAAGCTGAAAGACTGCAATATAGCTCCCCCTGTCCCAGGAGTTGAAGTTCACCAAAATATATCACACCCTTGCTATTCAAATTCAATTCTAGACATGGTAATGCCTAAAATATGGAGGTAGTACCTTGCAAACTTAGATACCAAACCTTACATTTTATGACAAAAAAGTCGTAATAAAAATTTCTACGAGATCACAATTAGTTATGTTGGTTTCCTATCTCAGATGCACCATAAAGTAAAATTAAGAAAAAGGAAACCAAATTTCTGAATCCATTACTTTACTTTATTCAACTCTTAGAGAACAAGAAACTCTATGCTCAAAATGATCTTAATGTTGCTGCATCCATTAGTTCAATCAGTATGAAACTTCTGTACTTCTTTTGATATCAGAGAAAATAGGTTCACTAATCACATGAAGATCAAGATCAACACCACATGCAAATCTATACTTGTTCTGGTCAAATGCAAATCTATACTAAATGCAAATTTTAATTACAACTTTTTTGGTCAAATGCAATTCTGTACTAAATTTGACCAATCAGTGCATTTGGTTTTAAACGTCTAACCTTTAAAGGACAAAGAAGCCAACTTTAACTAATATCCTCAAACTTTCAACataagaaaacagaaaacttGAACTTCATCCACTAATAATTATCATAATGGGGGGCTCTCACCTTCAATTCTAGTACTCTCTGGGTCATTAACCGGGAGCCCCTTTGGGTTGTTGTGAAGTCCACCACTCATAGTTCAGCAACTGAAACCAACCCAAATCCAAACCATGAATGCATTATCCAATTGTGCAAAGATCAACCCATTAAATCTGTCCTGGTGTTTACATCTCAATTAGTTACCATGGCAAAAGtaggaaaaacaaaacaaattaccaagttactgtaataccccgaaaaatccaaattaaattccgtggatttttagaaatgatttcacgatagtgggagcgagtacgagactcggagaagttgtggaattagttcgaacgattaattttcgaaaacgaacgttatttaggggctcgtggaaagtgactttttatacgtatggaatttgggaaaacttcattcatgaaagttgtagagctcgtcgatacgatcgcgtgcatatgtggaacgcaatattcggagttcgtatgaataagttatgaatatttaaaaattgggaattttctataaataggaaaaatttcagaatttttcattaaggacgagaGTTTTCAATTTTGCGGAATGGTCcctccgatctctctctctcgaccttCAGACCCGGCAGGTcaagctcgacccgacccggcctgttcttcctcctccggcctcctccgtcCTCGGACCCGGGCTCCCCTGGGATCGCCGGCCCACGACAagcctccctctggtgtcgctttgctccgccgctgccccgaaagATGGATCGAAGGAGCCACAGTTCCGATCGGTGACCCGACCAGAAAACCAATTTTCCGGCATtccctcggccgatccttcccattttcgtgatctccttctccccctgatcatccccatgtaagtctttcatcacgattttgagtgtagaacacaagatcaaggtttgactttttcgacgtccctgatttaatctgaaatctgatcagacgcacaggattaatccaaacttcaaagcttgatctaggacgatctaggccgaaccagacttagctccaggtatgaaagttgatcacccttttattttgaagaagtttgtagttgacgacttttgcatcggaggtggttgaccgccatgttgaccgccgcgttgaccgcccactgaccaccgcttgtggcggcgcgtcagaccatatttcgagttttcattatctagacgatgatctacgcatccatacgagtgttttgatatattacaaggttattttagaaaaagtggataaatagtggatttacgtttttacgttactatttacggttttttacgttttatccacggtttacgatctgcgaagatcagaccatcggttttgcttcaaattttattatgttgatcgtatgactgtcccgatgactttgtgtggtcacgggcgaagatccgaccgttggatcttcgtataattgagaaatggtgattcggaaagcgattcgtgagaatccgaccgtcagattttcgtataattttgtggagatgtttgtaaggacgattcaggaagatccgaccgttggatcttcgtgataattttggaggatgatcctgagggcgatccgtgaggatccgaccgttggatcatcgtataatttcgatccgaccgttggatcatcgtataatttcgatccgaccgttggatcatcattaaattagaatccgaccgttggatttccgtatatgtgtgcttttgagttgttggctaagttaagatcattattggattaggtgatcgatggatttatttggcggacgattcgtgagattgttaattgagctgttaagaagacgcagctggattagaggtgagtaaatctcacatggttcatattacgaaccaaatGTCTTTAATTACCTTGTTTATATTGTTGATTTTATTGTGAGAAAGTAGAAGTGAGTCGAGGTGTAACATTTGAGTCAGATAGAATGACCTttaaaatgttttgatctacggATCGGTCACCAGTGGTGACAGAGGCAAGGTCTTCGTAAGCGTGAACCTTGGCTAAGGTGACACATTACGTaagattcagttagagctctagtctgtctgccatagtatgacatgaatcagcgagttggactactcgggatttcatgaatacagtatgacatgaaagtagagagttggattactcttgatcatgaatacatttttgaaagttaacgtatgacatgaaagtagagagttgaattactcttgatcatgaatacatttttgaaaattcat
Protein-coding regions in this window:
- the LOC133716879 gene encoding serine/threonine-protein phosphatase PP1 isozyme 4-like: MSPGILDDVIRRLTEVQSARPGKQVHLSQSEIQQLCVASKDIFLQQPNLLELKGPVSICGNINGQYSDLLRLFEHGGFPPSANYLFLGGYVDYGKQSIETMCLLLAYKIKHPENFFLLRGNHECASINLKHGFYDECKRRFNVRIWKCFNDSFNCLPAAALVDDRILCVHGGLSPDLENLDQIRNLLRPSNVPGNGLLCDLLWSSPCSDVKGWGTNKHSEHIEVPFSYLTFGSDKVTEFLMKHDLDLLCCAQQVVECDRGYEFFANRQLVTISSAPNFRGEHDNPGAMMHVDETLMCSFQILKAKVKRSVFNFSPVTRAFHRNP
- the LOC133718821 gene encoding serine/threonine-protein phosphatase PP1 isozyme 4 yields the protein MATQGQGAMDPAVLDDIIRRLTEVRLARPGKQVQLSESEIKQLCVASREIFLQQPNLLELEAPIKICGDIHGQYSDLLRLFEYGGFPPSANYLFLGDYVDRGKQSLETICLLLAYKIKFPENFFLLRGNHECASINRIYGFYDECKRRFNVRLWKSFTDSFNCLPVAALIDDKILCMHGGLSPDLTNLDQIRNLPRPTAIPDTGLLCDLLWSDPGRDVKGWGMNDRGVSYTFGPDKVAEFLMKHDLDLVCRAHQVVEDGYEFFADRQLVTIFSAPNYCGEFDNAGAMMSVDENLMCSFQILKPAEKKTKFMMSTKM
- the LOC133717674 gene encoding probable serine/threonine-protein kinase PBL10, producing the protein MSGGLHNNPKGLPVNDPESTRIEGGAILQSFSLKIFCYNELKKATRNFRFKNIVGFGDSNTVYKGCIDEHSLKATKPGTGIDIAIKMPSRKERFRLQDHQDLLVTEFNRLGQLIHPNLVKMIGYSLEDNKGLLVYEFMPRGSLGVHLHSRDPQSQPLSWNLRMKIALSAAKGLAYISSR